The Musa acuminata AAA Group cultivar baxijiao chromosome BXJ2-5, Cavendish_Baxijiao_AAA, whole genome shotgun sequence genomic interval CAATCACCATTTGGTTCACTTCTTTTCTGAATCAGATAAGTGCCATAGTTTCCAAGGGCAGCAAGCATGAAGACCAACGTAGCTGAGATCCAAACAGGGCCGTACCTAATACATTAGATGCATTATCAGCTGAAGCATATGCAACTTACAAAACTCGATGAAAATAGTACAAATTCAGCATgttacgagaaaaaaaaaaaaaaaaggaattgtgTACTCCATGACTTATGGAGTAATGAATGATAGGAAAGAGGACCAAAGAATTTCTCAGATTTCTGTGGACCAAAACTCCTATACACTGTACCGGAAGACCACTCTAGAAGTGCTACTATTGTGAATATCAATTCTTAGTTTAATATTACATGCATAAACCAGACAATACTTTTAAGAAATGCCAAATATGATAGTCAGGTATTAGTCTTGATCCTCGAAACAAGCTCTCAcaaaagttataaataattttcttttacagTACTACTTTAGTTAGTCAGTGAAAGATGATTatttagaagaaaagaaaaaacaatattGGCCTGCTCAAAGCCTTCAGCTGATGCATAAAAAGATTTTTCTTATCAATCACCCACAGCCATCCTCCTCTTCTGCTCTTTCTTATTTGAGTTTGGTCATCACTAACAAGATCTGAAACTATAAGCTACAATCGGAATAAGCTTTTAACTCAGATAAGTTTCCAAATAATTATGTACAGCACATAAAAGCTAATGATGGATGCGTAGAGGAGCAACTCACAGATCAGGACTCCCATCGATCTTCCTTGAAAACTCATCCATTGGATACACCGAACTAATGATTCTATCTACAACCACATCAGTGTCAACATTGAAATATGGGGTATATGATGATAAACTACAAAATCCTTTCCAGTTGTTTGCGGCTTGCTCTTCACCACCTGTATAAATGAAAAATTATATTTCGAAAAGGCAGAGGTATACGAAATAACAAAGAAATACAGTGAGCGGAAACATACTTATATATGAAAAGAAGTATGAATTCTAAACTATGATGACTCAACCTTTGACCTCATATGAGTTGAACTGGAGCTACAAAAGCTAAACCTAGCTGAGCCAATTTATTTCACAACATAAGATTGCAAATAGTACAAAAATACACAAACACTAGTGTGCAAATCTGTGGGAGTAAGTGATACATTAAAGGAACATAGAAGGCGAGGTTTCAACCTTCAACACCCGTTCTATGAATCAAACCAAAAGGATTCTCGAATAGAATAAAGTTTGACGCCCATTGCTCATATAACGTTGTTAACTCAAGGGCCTGTATCTGTCTAACAAAGTCTAGCCCTAGGCGTTGTAGATATATGATGCAGATTGCAGCAGTTATCAATCTCATCATCGATATGTCTAATAGAGAAGCATGTTCAGAAGAAACAATAAAATGCTTTCCATGCACAATTATAACAAAAAGAACAACATGCATGAAAAAGGCACAAAATGAAGTACCAAGAGTATGCCTTGTGTGTTTGACATACATACCAAGTGGACTCTCAGGTGGTATGTATCCACCATTGCCAGGCGGAAAAACTTGCAAGTTTGCAGGTAAGGCTGCAAGAGAAATCAAACAACATGCCAAAAAGTTAGATTTTGACAAGGATATTCAGCAAAAGAtccattctttttttaattttccctAGTAGGGAGGACGAATTGAATTACTACATTGACTAGCGCCGGCGCTCGGTTTTTCTTCGGCAATTACAGCCTGCACCAAAAGTTTCAACAGTTTAACTACACATATCAAGAAAACAAAGTTTAAGCGGCAATTACAGAAAAGAAGGTACTAACGACCGACTCCTATCACTCAGATAGTACTCATCTAAACAATCAATGACGCAAGAACGTTTCCAGAACCAAATAAAACTTTAAACAAGCTCTTCATTCTAAATCTCATTCAAAAGGTACGAATGTAAAAGGAAATCAAATTAGCGATTCGCTTGTGGAATTAATCGAACtgcaagaaagagagaaaaaaaaacccTAACTAAATTGgggaagaaagaaggaaaagagaTCGTTTCGTCTCGTGAAACTAAATGCCGATTGGAAATTTCCGATCAGATCATCAATAGATTGGGGGAAGATCTAATTAATTAAGGCAAAACGATAATCTAAATGGTAAAAACAGCTAAGGAAATCAGGAAAAGAGAAAGACGTACGGGAACGGAACCGAGCAAGTGGCTCGTGGGGAGGCTGGTGTAGCCTTCTTCCATGGCGTAGCACCCTCAGCGGCAgtagaagaatcggacaaaggggATCGCCGTCTTCGGATCGACCATTCTTCGAATCACAACCGAACGTTcttttcctcttctccctctatttCTTCTTCTCGGAGGAACCCTAATCTCGGAGAAATATTTTCGCCCTTCTTCCTGTTTGTTTCCTCTCCCGCGACGTGATGGCAACACGAGGCCGTATGAGGCAGCGCCAATCCCTcgaacaatgacccaagaagcaGCTAACGGGTTTTAGTAAGAGAGTCCGACGACAATACTGACGGCCTTGAAGAGAGTCCAAAAACCCGATCAGAATCCGCCAGTAACAATAACGGGTTTGAACTATAGAATCCATAAAGTGAAAAAAGGTCTAAATTAGAGAATCCGACAGCAAAAGAAAACCAGATCCGAATCCGACAGATAGAGAATCCGTTGacccaaaaaacacaaaaactgtgtCTGAGCCCGGGTTCGAACCGGGGACCTCTAGTGTGTGAGACTAGCGTGATAACCGACTACACCACCCAGACAACCTGTTGTTGTTTacgttttataatatatatatattttacattCCATGATTCAAGGATTAATGTGCAGAATGTTATGGATCATGTTTTGCACGTCTCATCAATCCTAATATGTCCATCTCATCATTATAAACTCGTAAGACTTGTTTAAAGATACTAACTCATGCTTAAGCCATGCATCGGTGTGTTGCTTGGGACACAGTGTGGAGTACAGGCGGTGGATAGCATACTTAAGGAGTTAATTATGGTGTTCTTATTTCATCGTCCATGCGTGACGGAAAATGAAGCAGAAATGCTGTCTGCGGTGGTGCAAGGGGCGGCCGATCAGTTGGCTTGCGAGGTTGACCAGACCACAGGTCCGTAGACGACAGCTTGTCCGGTGATTTGGAGGATAAGCACATAGTCTCCTTCGCTTGATACGTTCTTGCTGGTCCAAAGGGTCTTGTACTTGTGGTCGTCTACGACGGCGAGCTGCCCTAGGTGATCCAGCCGGAGGAAGCAGTTGAGGCCTTTGCCCGCCGTCCCGGACTGCCACAGAACGATGGTCCCGCCctttatcagagccaggttgcagTCGTCCTTCATGACGAAGGTGTAGTCCCTGGTCGCGAGGTTAGAACCACCGTCGAGAACCTGGGACGAGAACAACAGGTTATCCACCATGGGAATGGCGGCCAGCTCCGCCTCGTTGGGCCCGGCGGCGCCGAAGCGGAAGTCAGGGGTCGACCACACCGCGGGGCCATAGACGGCCACTTCGCCGTCGGGTCGGAGGACGGCTGCGTACTTGCCGGTCTTGGCGTTGCCAGCGACCCCGGAGGTCCACACGGTGAAGCCGGCGGAGCTGGTGATGACGAGCTGGCCGCGGTCGCCGAGCGAGAGTGTGCAGTTGACGCCCTCGCCGTGGGTGTTGGACTCGAAGCCGCGGCCCTTGTTGTAGAGGACGAGATTGCAGTCACCTTGCATCACGAAGGTGGCGCCGGGATAGTAGAGCTGGCTGTCGGTGCCGAGGACGTCGCCGGTGAGCAAGACATTGCTGTCATTGGCGGAGGAAAGGGTGGCGAGGAAGAAAAGGACGGAGGAGAGAGCGATCGAGACGAGGAGAAATGGGACTGCCATTGTGAGACCTGCAGCTGTGCTGCTGCTCGACCGATAAGGAGCTAAAGTCTACCGCGGCATTTATAGCGATGTGGATGGATGGAACGTCGATCTTTAATGCGATTGCCGGCTTGGATTTCAACGACGGCGATTAAAACTATTCACGTGGTGGGGATGGGGAATGAAGCATATAGTGTGCCGAGATGAAGACAAATGACAGCTGCATCACCGGA includes:
- the LOC103986135 gene encoding uncharacterized protein LOC103986135; translated protein: MEEGYTSLPTSHLLGSVPAVIAEEKPSAGASQSLPANLQVFPPGNGGYIPPESPLGGEEQAANNWKGFCSLSSYTPYFNVDTDVVVDRIISSVYPMDEFSRKIDGSPDLYGPVWISATLVFMLAALGNYGTYLIQKRSEPNGDWEFDVSYVDWAACVVFGYAVAVPAAFYFLLQYFGLNANLVRLWCMWGYSLFVFIPASLFLVVPSEIFRWIIIILAGSASSWFVYLNLKVSTEGSDTRPLVVSALVLQFALALFIKIFFFS
- the LOC103986466 gene encoding mannose-specific lectin 3; this encodes MAVPFLLVSIALSSVLFFLATLSSANDSNVLLTGDVLGTDSQLYYPGATFVMQGDCNLVLYNKGRGFESNTHGEGVNCTLSLGDRGQLVITSSAGFTVWTSGVAGNAKTGKYAAVLRPDGEVAVYGPAVWSTPDFRFGAAGPNEAELAAIPMVDNLLFSSQVLDGGSNLATRDYTFVMKDDCNLALIKGGTIVLWQSGTAGKGLNCFLRLDHLGQLAVVDDHKYKTLWTSKNVSSEGDYVLILQITGQAVVYGPVVWSTSQAN